A genomic stretch from Croceibacterium aestuarii includes:
- a CDS encoding type IV toxin-antitoxin system AbiEi family antitoxin: protein MATRLDSKLNQLQQDLPEGLLVDAAWLEAKGYSSALRSQYVSSGWLDSPARRVYRRSRGPLTWQQVVISLQTMLDLPLIVGGRTALEQQGYAHYLSANVQTVHLYGPTRPPTWLDDLPLDVTFAWHNSLRLFPVDADAPPLPSPTMYSAAGVQLPVRYSSKERAVLELLDELPKHESFHQVDALMDGLSDLSPRRLQALLEACSSVKVKRLFLFFADRHRHAWRPKLDLAKIDLGSGKRVLVKGGRLNPQYDITVPTDLGGQ from the coding sequence ATGGCTACGCGTTTGGACAGCAAACTAAACCAGCTTCAGCAGGATCTTCCGGAAGGACTTCTGGTCGATGCCGCCTGGCTGGAGGCCAAGGGCTATTCGTCAGCGCTGCGCAGCCAGTATGTAAGTTCTGGCTGGCTGGATAGCCCAGCGCGACGGGTCTATCGCCGTTCACGCGGGCCTCTGACCTGGCAGCAGGTCGTGATCTCGCTCCAGACCATGCTTGACCTTCCACTAATCGTTGGCGGTCGCACCGCGCTCGAACAGCAAGGCTATGCCCATTACCTTTCGGCAAACGTCCAGACAGTTCACCTTTACGGGCCGACACGACCGCCAACCTGGCTGGATGACTTGCCGCTCGACGTGACTTTCGCATGGCACAATAGCTTGCGCCTGTTCCCGGTCGATGCCGACGCGCCGCCACTGCCAAGCCCCACCATGTACAGTGCCGCTGGCGTGCAATTGCCTGTTCGCTATTCTAGCAAGGAACGCGCCGTGCTCGAATTGCTCGATGAATTACCCAAGCATGAGAGCTTCCATCAGGTCGATGCCTTGATGGACGGCTTGAGCGATCTCAGTCCGCGTCGCCTGCAAGCTCTTCTCGAAGCCTGCTCCAGCGTCAAGGTGAAGCGGCTGTTCCTGTTCTTTGCCGACCGGCACCGCCATGCGTGGCGACCGAAACTCGACTTGGCCAAGATCGATTTGGGTTCCGGCAAACGTGTTCTAGTGAAGGGGGGCAGGCTCAATCCGCAATACGACATCACGGTGCCTACCGATCTTGGGGGGCAATAA
- a CDS encoding S24 family peptidase, whose protein sequence is MEHVREELDRLIQQRRLGYSSISRMIGRNSSYIQQFIKRGSPRKLDDEDRRTLASFFGVDEQVLGGPPAPMRDGLVEIPVLNVDASAGYGAIAESETAHTRFGFDERWLARLTRAKSASLSIIHVLGDSMEPTLSDGDEVLVDASDQGSRLRDGIYVLRADDALVVKRVTLKPGGRKITISSDNSAYPSWDDVDRSEIQVVGRVIWFGRAV, encoded by the coding sequence ATGGAACATGTCAGAGAGGAGCTTGATCGCCTGATCCAGCAGCGACGGCTCGGATATTCCTCGATCTCGCGGATGATCGGACGCAACTCGTCCTATATCCAGCAGTTCATCAAGCGCGGATCGCCGCGCAAACTGGATGATGAGGACCGACGCACGCTCGCGAGCTTTTTCGGTGTCGATGAGCAGGTTCTGGGCGGCCCGCCCGCGCCGATGCGGGATGGCCTCGTTGAAATTCCGGTGCTCAATGTCGATGCGTCGGCGGGCTACGGCGCGATCGCCGAAAGCGAGACCGCGCATACCCGTTTTGGGTTCGACGAACGCTGGCTTGCCCGGCTTACCCGAGCAAAGAGCGCCAGTCTCTCGATCATCCATGTTCTGGGCGACTCCATGGAGCCTACACTCAGCGATGGCGACGAAGTGCTGGTCGATGCGTCGGACCAGGGCTCGCGGCTACGCGACGGGATCTATGTTCTGCGCGCCGATGATGCTCTGGTGGTCAAACGCGTGACGCTCAAGCCCGGTGGCCGCAAAATCACCATCAGCAGCGATAATTCGGCCTATCCCAGCTGGGACGATGTCGACCGGTCCGAGATTCAAGTGGTGGGACGTGTCATCTGGTTCGGCCGGGCGGTCTGA
- a CDS encoding HNH endonuclease gives MAYIATAFVERIDPDEADPTHYYARVRDYLPFDDPVSYRDKDGRFAERFLREMARPRDAGRTLRGKSVRTLDGDDFVAIVNQGLSETLDPDNRIRLELDERHIDDATAALLADDFGKRRIEQILVNKKIRAASFRNQVLDAYDSTCAVTGLRIINGGGKAEAQAAHIWSVADGGPDVVPNGVALSATAHWLFDRHLITLDDNLCLLVSHNKVPSDLLKLFPPSGQKIRLPVDPRDHPRPDFVAKHRARFAGS, from the coding sequence ATGGCCTATATCGCGACCGCCTTCGTTGAGCGGATCGATCCCGATGAGGCTGATCCAACCCATTACTATGCGCGCGTCAGGGACTATCTACCTTTCGATGACCCGGTGTCCTATCGCGACAAGGACGGACGCTTCGCTGAACGATTCCTTCGCGAGATGGCCCGTCCTCGCGATGCCGGCAGGACGCTGCGCGGCAAATCGGTGCGCACGCTCGATGGCGACGATTTCGTCGCCATCGTCAATCAGGGGCTGAGCGAGACGCTCGACCCGGACAACCGGATAAGGCTCGAGCTCGACGAGCGGCACATCGACGATGCGACCGCCGCGCTGCTGGCCGATGATTTTGGCAAACGCCGGATCGAGCAGATTTTGGTGAACAAGAAAATCCGGGCCGCCAGTTTCCGCAATCAGGTTCTCGACGCTTATGACAGCACCTGTGCCGTCACGGGATTGCGGATCATCAATGGTGGCGGGAAAGCGGAGGCGCAGGCGGCGCATATCTGGTCTGTCGCCGATGGCGGACCCGACGTCGTACCCAACGGCGTGGCGCTCTCGGCCACGGCCCATTGGCTGTTCGACCGACATCTCATAACGCTCGACGACAACCTGTGCCTGCTCGTATCGCACAATAAGGTGCCGTCCGACCTGTTGAAGCTCTTCCCGCCTTCAGGACAGAAGATCAGGCTTCCGGTCGATCCGAGGGATCACCCCCGTCCGGATTTCGTTGCCAAACATCGCGCGCGCTTTGCGGGCTCCTGA